A window of the Gossypium hirsutum isolate 1008001.06 chromosome A05, Gossypium_hirsutum_v2.1, whole genome shotgun sequence genome harbors these coding sequences:
- the LOC107904271 gene encoding protein WHAT'S THIS FACTOR 9, mitochondrial, with translation MFFHNSYFTTHFGNLFFCSKISVFSLFDHQKSPFRYTQISNYVNVYMKWKKDPFFDSILHIHKSAELKPIIQLKNFIVNYPNGCIPISSVSKRGLEFDISIRVARFLRQYPSVFEEFRGEHNLPWFRLTPEAAEIDREEKRVLEECKEDLKDRLKRFVLMSKDKVLPLKIIKGMAWYLGLPERFLDDSKGDLLDESFRFVDMEDGLKGLTVESNGEKVLSTMQRNAIKNGVYFGGTLEGIEFPLFPSKGLRLRRKIESWLNEFQKLPYVSPYEDFWHLDPDSDFAEKRVVGILHELLSLFVEHSAERKKLLCLKKYFGLPQKVHKAFERHPHMFYLSFKNKTCTAILKEAYCGNSSIEKHPMLVVRKKYIRLVKESDQILKNRKINNRFIKHEKLEKGSDIDAKSDDRTDIQAQEVSKSFR, from the coding sequence ATGTTTTTTCACAACTCCTACTTTACAACCCACTTTGGAAATCTATTTTTCTGTTCCAAAATTTCAGTCTTTTCCCTCTTCGATCACCAGAAATCTCCTTTTAGATATACCCAAATTAGCAACTATGTGAATGTGTACATGAAATGGAAGAAAGATCCATTCTTTGACTCCATACTACACATCCATAAATCTGCTGAGCTTAAACCGATTATTCAGCTCAAAAACTTCATTGTGAATTATCCCAATGGTTGTATCCCAATTTCTTCTGTTTCAAAAAGAGGCTTGGAATTTGATATTTCCATTAGGGTTGCTAGGTTCCTAAGGCAATACCCTTCAGTTTTTGAGGAGTTTAGAGGTGAACACAATTTGCCTTGGTTTAGGTTGACCCCTGAAGCTGCTGAGATTGATAGAGAGGAGAAAAGGGTATTGGAGGAATGCAAGGAGGATTTGAAAGATAGGTTGAAAAGGTTTGTTTTGATGAGTAAAGATAAAGTTTTGCCTTTGAAGATAATTAAAGGAATGGCTTGGTATTTGGGGTTGCCTGAAAGGTTTTTGGACGATTCAAAAGGGGATCTTCTTGATGAGTCTTTTAGGTTTGTGGATATGGAAGATGGGTTGAAAGGATTGACTGTTGAGAGTAATGGAGAAAAAGTATTGTCTACAATGCAAAGAAATGCAATTAAAAATGGGGTTTATTTTGGTGGTACATTGGAAGGAATTGAGTTTCCACTTTTTCCATCAAAGGGTTTAAGGCTAAGGAGGAAGATTGAAAGTTGGCTAAATGAATTTCAAAAACTTCCGTATGTTTCACCTTATGAGGATTTTTGGCATTTGGATCCGGATAGTGATTTTGCCGAGAAGAGAGTTGTGGGGATTCTTCATGAGTTGTTGAGTTTATTTGTTGAGCACTCAGCTGAAAGGAAGAAGCTTTTGTGTCTTAAGAAATATTTTGGATTACCTCAGAAAGTCCATAAAGCATTCGAAAGGCATCCTCATatgttttatttatcttttaagaaCAAAACTTGTACTGCAATTCTTAAGGAGGCATATTGTGGTAACTCTAGCATAGAAAAACATCCTATGCTGGTTGTGAGGAAGAAATATATAAGGTTGGTAAAGGAATCCGATCAGATTTTGAAGAATAGAAAGATAAACAATCGGTTTATTAAGCATGAAAAGTTGGAGAAGGGTTCAGATATAGATGCAAAATCTGATGACAGAACAGATATTCAAGCACAAGAAGTATCAAAGAGCTTTCGTTGA
- the LOC107904269 gene encoding lysM domain receptor-like kinase 3 encodes MCRSRKSTDAIQPTSSNSKRRSFSSSFQTPKSLKPSSSFSDPSPSTISTTNDLASSSSNFYFNSSSYSLSTQTSNTLSSLRASLPENPHIYDFSLISSATTNFLSKRFSSSSSSSSWLCHLHGKQVVVFRRKLRRSIELDDLVHKLSVICRSHHSSLIKLLGASLSGNFVYLVYEYVKGANLGDCLRNPKNPSFTLLSSWISRMQIAIDIAHGLDYIHHCSGLETSFTHNHIKVTSILVAEDSLTAKICHFGTAEICGEVSKEEGSRSLGRTDSKVMKIEGTRGYMAPELQFNGLVTQKCDVYAFGVVVLELLSGEEALKFTFDEVDGGYKRVSVIDTAREAAAGGSGGVRRWVDRRLKDSFPVEVAEKMVLVALECLEEDPERRPEMKKVVGKVSKLYLESKNWADNIGLPTDISVSMAPR; translated from the coding sequence ATGTGTAGATCAAGAAAAAGCACAGATGCAATCCAACCAACATCTTCAAATTCAAAAAGACgatctttttcatcatcttttcaAACACCCAAATCCTTGAAACCCTCGTCCTCTTTTTCTGATCCATCACCTTCCACCATTTCCACAACCAACGACTTAGCTTCCTCCTCCAGCAATTTTTACTTCAACTCTTCAAGCTACTCCCTTTCAACCCAAACCTCCAACACCCTGTCATCTTTAAGAGCTTCTCTCCCTGAAAACCCCCATATCTACGACTTCTCCCTCATCTCTTCAGCCACCACCAACTTCCTCTCCAAGcgcttctcttcttcttcctcgtcaTCTTCATGGCTTTGTCACCTTCATGGTAAACAAGTTGTCGTTTTTCGAAGAAAACTGAGGCGTTCCATTGAGTTAGATGACTTGGTTCACAAGTTGTCGGTCATTTGTAGGAGTCACCATAGTAGTTTGATCAAGCTTTTGGGTGCTTCCCTGTCTGGGAATTTTGTTTATCTCGTGTATGAATATGTTAAAGGGGCTAACCTAGGCGATTGTTTGAGGAACCCCAAGAACCCAAGTTTCACACTACTTTCTTCTTGGATTTCCCGTATGCAAATTGCTATTGATATTGCTCATGGATTGGATTACATTCACCATTGTTCAGGTCTGGAAACTAGCTTCACCCATAACCATATAAAGGTCACAAGTATTTTAGTCGCTGAAGATTCTTTAACAGccaaaatttgtcattttggcACTGCTGAGATATGTGGGGAAGTGAGCAAAGAAGAAGGGTCAAGAAGCCTTGGGAGAACAGACAGTAAAGTTATGAAAATTGAAGGAACAAGAGGGTATATGGCACCTGAACTCCAATTCAATGGTTTGGTGACACAAAAATGTGATGTTTATGCATTTGGGGTAGTGGTTTTGGAGCTGTTGAGTGGAGAGGAAGCCTTGAAGTTTACGTTTGATGAAGTGGACGGAGGGTACAAGAGAGTGAGTGTGATAGATACAGCAAGGGAGGCAGCGGCGGGAGGCAGTGGAGGGGTGAGGAGGTGGGTGGATAGGAGGTTGAAAGACTCATTTCCGGTGGAAGTGGCGGAGAAGATGGTGTTGGTGGCATTGGAATGCTTGGAGGAAGATCCAGAAAGAAGGCCTGAAATGAAGAAAGTTGTAGGGAAGGTATCAAAGTTGTATTTGGAGTCAAAGAATTGGGCTGACAACATTGGTTTGCCTACTGATATCTCGGTCTCAATGGCTCCAAGGTAA